The Primulina tabacum isolate GXHZ01 chromosome 7, ASM2559414v2, whole genome shotgun sequence genome includes a window with the following:
- the LOC142552221 gene encoding homeobox protein BEL1 homolog produces the protein MAGSSAGYCYSDSCSSGNRNMQTPHLINQLQTFEPNSEIYNLTAGMEMIGFPSKNLHQENSSSVLWKGFFNKPGNHIGSSSKVINEPSSSEFYPHGLAGISDITVNISPDSYHQNRLMVDDSNLRCVFPCEGNERPSQGLSLSLSSSNPSTIGLQSFELRQQDDLRFGPSSSMSVNVQNQSNLITGFFHFGNSKFLGPAQELLNEFCNLGTKQNDENSKKKLQKNGECHDDESAIKNQSLYSLDLLELQKRKGKLLHMLEEVDRRYKHYCDQMKAVVSSFESVAGNGAATVYSALASRAMSRHFRCLRDGIVGQIKASKKAMEDKDTAAPGTSKGETPRLRFIDQSLRQHRQVQQMSMMESHPWRPQRGLPERSVSVLRAWLFEHFLHPYPSDVDKHILARQTGLSRSQVSNWFINARVRLWKPMVEEMYLEELKERDDVGGLDVENLDENESLQNQNLSINEDQKPTHDQLIRIDSECLSSIINNPEKINGKKNKTLQNELQNQAFGRVVGDSYGAMELDFSSSYTHHTSTGGSCSYAENAGVHSYVAAAGGVSLTLGLQQHGGVGLSFSPTSQNSIFYPRDHMADCQTVQYSLLNSESQTSPYRNLMGAQLLHDLAG, from the exons ATGGCTGGTTCATCAGCTGGATATTGCTATTCTGATTCATGTTCAAGTGGGAACAGAAATATGCAAACTCCTCATTTAATCAACCAGTTGCAGACTTTTGAGCCCAATTCGGAGATCTATAATTTAACTGCAGGAATGGAGATGATAGGGTTTCCTTCGAAGAATCTGCACCAAGAAAATAGCAGCTCAGTTTTGTGGAAAGGGTTCTTCAACAAGCCTGGAAATCACATCGGATCTTCTTCTAAAGTGATAAACGAGCCCAGCTCAAGTGAATTTTACCCGCATGGTTTAGCTGGGATTTCTGATATAACAGTGAATATCTCACCGGATTCTTACCATCAAAACAGATTGATGGTAGATGATTCGAATTTGAGATGCGTGTTTCCATGTGAAGGTAATGAAAGGCCAAGCCAAGGTCTCTCACTTTCTTTGAGTTCATCTAATCCTTCCACTATTGGGCTTCAATCTTTTGAACTTAGACAACAAGATGATCTGAGATTTGGTCCGTCAAGTTCTATGTCTGTTAACGTTCAGAACCAGTCAAATTTGATCACAGGGTTCTTCCATTTTGGGAATTCAAAGTTCTTGGGGCCGGCTCAGGAGCTCCTGAATGAGTTTTGTAATCTTGGGACAAagcaaaatgatgaaaattcaaagaaaaagtTGCAGAAAAATGGCGAATGTCATGATGATGAAAGTGCCATTAAAAACCAATCACTTTACTCTCTTGACCTTTTAGAGTTGCAGAAAAGAAAAGGCAAGTTGCTTCATATGCTGGAAGAG GTGGATAGAAGGTACAAGCACTACTGTGATCAGATGAAGGCTGTGGTATCATCTTTTGAATCAGTAGCGGGAAATGGCGCCGCAACGGTGTACTCGGCCTTAGCCTCAAGAGCTATGTCTAGGCACTTTAGATGCTTAAGAGATGGAATTGTGGGCCAAATCAAAGCCTCAAAAAAGGCAATGGAAGACAAAGATACGGCCGCTCCAGGAACAAGCAAAGGAGAAACACCGAGATTACGATTTATAGATCAATCCTTAAGGCAACATCGACAAGTCCAACAAATGAGCATGATGGAAAGTCATCCATGGAGACCGCAACGTGGCCTACCCGAAAGATCGGTCTCCGTTCTACGTGCTTGGCTTTTCGAGCACTTCCTTCACCC GTATCCAAGTGATGTAGATAAACATATTTTAGCCCGCCAAACCGGTCTTTCAAGAAGCCAG GTTTCCAATTGGTTCATTAATGCAAGAGTGAGGCTATGGAAACCCATGGTGGAGGAAATGTACTTAGAAGAGCTGAAAGAGCGAGATGACGTGGGAGGTTTAGATGTTGAAAATCTTGATGAAAACGAAAGCCTgcagaatcaaaatctttccataAACGAAGATCAGAAGCCAACCCACGATCAATTAATACGAATCGATTCCGAATGCCTGTCTTCCATAATCAACAATCCTGAGAAAATCAATGGAAAAAAGAACAAAACCCTCCAAAATGAACTGCAAAACCAGGCTTTCGGAAGAGTCGTGGGAGACTCATATGGTGCCATGGAACTTGACTTCTCATCATCATACACTCACCATACATCAACGGGGGGCAGCTGCTCTTACGCCGAGAATGCCGGTGTTCACAGCTACGTAGCTGCAGCTGGCGGAGTGTCCTTGACATTGGGGTTGCAGCAACATGGTGGTGTGGGTTTATCATTCTCTCCAACATCCCAAAATTCGATCTTTTACCCTAGAGATCACATGGCAGATTGCCAAACAGTTCAGTACTCACTTTTGAATAGCGAAAGCCAGACGTCGCCATACAGGAATTTGATGGGTGCACAGTTGCTGCATGATTTGGCTGGAtaa